A genomic segment from Propionibacteriaceae bacterium ZF39 encodes:
- a CDS encoding GNAT family N-acetyltransferase has product MNSAESRPESVRLALPKEAASIADLQYRAWQADFADTPDLLAELEPTAMTEIWHQAITRPPVAACRVLVAVDTENRVVGFASTIPCEDPDAEAGADGAVGEFLIEESVRNQGHGSRLLNACVDTLRADGFTRATWWIRSTDDDLRKFLTESGWAPDGSHREIGLADGSVRIKQLRLHTDISDEPARA; this is encoded by the coding sequence GTGAACTCAGCCGAATCCCGCCCGGAATCCGTTCGATTGGCGCTGCCGAAAGAGGCGGCTTCGATCGCGGACCTGCAATATCGCGCGTGGCAGGCCGACTTCGCTGATACGCCTGACCTGCTCGCTGAGCTCGAGCCCACCGCCATGACCGAGATCTGGCATCAGGCGATCACGCGCCCCCCGGTCGCCGCCTGTCGCGTTCTCGTCGCGGTCGACACGGAGAACCGAGTGGTGGGTTTCGCCAGCACCATCCCGTGCGAGGACCCGGACGCGGAAGCCGGTGCGGACGGGGCCGTGGGGGAATTCCTGATCGAGGAGAGCGTGCGCAACCAGGGGCACGGTTCACGACTTCTCAACGCGTGCGTCGACACGCTGCGCGCCGATGGCTTCACCCGCGCCACCTGGTGGATCCGCAGCACCGACGACGACCTGCGGAAGTTCCTGACGGAGTCCGGGTGGGCACCCGACGGCAGTCACCGCGAAATCGGGCTCGCGGACGGATCGGTGCGGATCAAGCAATTGCGCCTGCACACGGATATCTCCGACGAGCCCGCTCGCGCCTGA
- a CDS encoding helix-turn-helix domain-containing protein, whose product MTTDGARRADAELRAVVPAVAANLPSVVSRTIDRLVSELVGYRDLGSRDLATSVNGQFDYLLASISGTPARAGGMGPQKVGRQRAEQGVALHEVLEAYRITVAELWTEVQSAALANGTEARIVVGLAGDMFGRLEEVSRIAILAYQERAAELLVEREAERAATLEALFRGYLTGRDEIWRAAARLELPLEGRFVAVVGASTGGADPLPDVYAQLRARDLGSAWRMTPDLKVGVVSLQDASVDSVLEVLRPLAVGPVGVSTVFDSLAHASQGVYLARLMMAAIPNGKKGVRQLEKTPMLALLAASPDTARMMIHAVLGEVLALPVRTREPLLATLVEWLEARGSVADAAQALFCHPNTVRYRINRIEQILRTDLSDPVALADVSAAVQALKLFPPQDE is encoded by the coding sequence ATGACGACTGACGGTGCACGGCGGGCCGATGCGGAACTGCGCGCAGTGGTTCCGGCGGTGGCCGCCAACCTGCCCTCAGTCGTGAGCCGCACCATCGACCGACTGGTTTCCGAACTGGTCGGCTATCGGGACCTCGGCAGTCGCGATCTCGCGACCTCCGTGAACGGCCAGTTCGACTATCTGCTCGCCTCCATTTCGGGTACGCCCGCCCGCGCCGGTGGCATGGGCCCCCAGAAAGTGGGGCGCCAGCGCGCGGAGCAGGGCGTCGCGCTGCACGAGGTGCTGGAGGCCTATCGCATCACCGTCGCCGAGCTCTGGACCGAGGTGCAGTCCGCGGCGCTGGCCAACGGCACCGAAGCCCGGATCGTCGTCGGCCTGGCCGGCGACATGTTCGGTCGTCTCGAGGAGGTCTCGCGCATCGCGATCCTGGCCTACCAGGAACGAGCCGCCGAACTGCTCGTCGAGCGGGAGGCCGAACGTGCGGCGACCCTGGAAGCGCTGTTCCGCGGCTATCTGACGGGTCGGGACGAGATCTGGCGGGCAGCGGCGCGCCTGGAGCTCCCGCTCGAGGGCCGGTTCGTGGCCGTGGTGGGTGCCTCCACCGGGGGAGCGGACCCGTTGCCCGATGTGTACGCCCAGCTGCGCGCTCGCGACCTGGGCTCGGCCTGGCGCATGACACCCGATCTCAAGGTCGGGGTGGTGTCGCTGCAGGACGCGTCCGTCGACAGCGTTCTCGAGGTGTTGCGGCCCCTCGCCGTCGGGCCGGTCGGGGTGTCCACCGTCTTCGACTCGCTGGCCCACGCCTCCCAGGGTGTCTATCTGGCGCGCCTGATGATGGCGGCGATCCCGAACGGGAAGAAGGGCGTACGCCAGCTCGAGAAAACCCCGATGCTCGCGCTCCTCGCCGCCTCGCCGGACACCGCGCGGATGATGATCCACGCGGTGCTGGGTGAGGTCCTGGCGCTCCCGGTGCGGACGCGGGAGCCGCTCCTGGCGACCCTGGTCGAGTGGCTGGAGGCGCGCGGGTCCGTCGCCGACGCGGCCCAGGCGCTCTTCTGTCACCCCAACACGGTCCGCTATCGGATCAACCGGATCGAGCAGATCCTGCGCACCGACCTGTCCGACCCGGTCGCGCTGGCCGACGTCAGCGCGGCCGTGCAGGCGCTCAAGCTGTTTCCGCCTCAGGACGAGTGA
- a CDS encoding polyribonucleotide nucleotidyltransferase produces MEGPDLKFTEAIIDNGKFGKHVVRFESGLLAKQAAGSAAVYLDGDTMLLSATTAAKSPRDAIDFFPLTVDVEERMYAAGRIPGSFFRREGRPSEGAILACRLIDRPLRPSFVKGLRNEVQVVVTVMALNPDVLYDVVAINAASMSTQLGGLPFSGPIGGVRIALIDEQWVAFPTVKQLEDATFDMVVAGRVLADGDVAIMMVEAESTEQTWDLVASGKLAPTEDVVGQGLDAAKPFIKALCDAQAELAAQFPKDTTEFPIFLDYGADLFAAVEAEAGDRIAEAMQIAGKEERNEATHGIRQEVTEKLASQFPDREKEFGAALKALTKKIVRRRTLTDKVRIDGRGPADIRTLSAEVGIIPRVHGSALFQRGETQILGISTLNMLGLEQKLDTLAPEDSKRYMHHYNFPPYSTGETGRVGSPKRREIGHGALAERALVPVLPTREEFPYALRQVSEALGSNGSTSMGSVCASTLALLNAGVPLKAPVAGIAMGLMSEEVDGKTEYVALTDILGDEDALGDMDFKVAGTKDFVTALQLDTKLDGIPADVLAAALLQARDARLTILEVMNEAIDRPDEMSPYAPRIITVKIPVDKIGEVIGPKGKMINQIQDDTGAEITIEDDGTIYIGAADGPAAESARSMINAIANPTMPEKGERYLGTVVKLTSFGAFVSLLPGKDGLLHISKMRALAGGQRVENVEDVVSVGQKLQVEISDIDDRGKLSLVPVIEEDEAEAAESAS; encoded by the coding sequence GTGGAGGGACCTGATCTCAAATTCACCGAAGCCATCATCGACAACGGCAAGTTCGGCAAGCACGTCGTCCGCTTCGAGTCGGGCCTGCTCGCCAAGCAGGCCGCCGGCTCGGCGGCCGTCTATCTCGACGGCGACACGATGCTGCTCTCGGCGACCACCGCGGCCAAGTCGCCGCGTGACGCCATCGACTTCTTCCCGCTGACCGTCGACGTCGAGGAGCGGATGTATGCCGCGGGCCGGATCCCCGGCTCGTTCTTCCGTCGTGAGGGCCGCCCCAGCGAAGGCGCCATCCTCGCCTGCCGCCTGATCGACCGCCCGCTGCGCCCGTCCTTCGTCAAGGGCCTGCGCAACGAGGTCCAGGTCGTCGTGACTGTCATGGCCCTCAACCCCGACGTGCTCTATGACGTCGTCGCCATCAACGCTGCCTCGATGTCGACCCAGCTCGGCGGCCTGCCGTTCTCGGGCCCCATCGGCGGTGTCCGCATCGCCCTGATCGACGAGCAGTGGGTCGCGTTCCCGACCGTCAAGCAGCTCGAGGACGCCACCTTCGACATGGTCGTGGCCGGCCGCGTGCTGGCCGACGGCGACGTCGCGATCATGATGGTCGAGGCCGAGTCGACCGAGCAGACCTGGGACCTGGTCGCCAGCGGCAAGCTCGCCCCGACCGAGGACGTGGTCGGCCAGGGTCTCGACGCTGCCAAGCCGTTCATCAAGGCCCTGTGCGATGCCCAGGCCGAGCTGGCTGCTCAGTTCCCGAAGGACACCACCGAGTTCCCGATCTTCCTCGACTATGGCGCCGACCTGTTCGCAGCCGTCGAGGCCGAGGCCGGCGACCGCATCGCCGAGGCGATGCAGATCGCGGGCAAGGAAGAGCGCAACGAGGCCACCCACGGCATCCGCCAGGAGGTCACCGAGAAGCTCGCGTCCCAGTTCCCGGATCGTGAGAAGGAGTTCGGTGCCGCTCTCAAGGCGCTGACCAAGAAGATCGTGCGGCGGCGTACGCTCACCGACAAGGTGCGCATCGACGGCCGCGGCCCGGCCGACATCCGCACCCTGTCCGCCGAGGTCGGCATCATCCCGCGCGTGCACGGATCGGCGCTCTTCCAGCGCGGCGAGACCCAGATCCTGGGCATCTCGACGCTCAACATGCTGGGCCTGGAGCAGAAGCTCGACACGCTGGCGCCGGAAGACTCCAAGCGCTACATGCACCACTACAACTTCCCGCCCTATTCCACGGGTGAGACCGGTCGTGTCGGTTCGCCGAAGCGTCGCGAGATCGGCCACGGCGCCCTCGCCGAGCGTGCGCTCGTGCCGGTTCTGCCGACCCGCGAGGAATTCCCGTACGCCCTCCGCCAGGTCTCCGAGGCCCTCGGCTCCAACGGCTCCACCTCGATGGGCTCCGTCTGCGCCTCCACGCTGGCGCTGCTCAACGCCGGTGTGCCGCTGAAGGCTCCGGTCGCCGGCATCGCCATGGGCCTCATGAGCGAAGAGGTCGACGGCAAGACCGAATATGTCGCACTGACCGACATCCTCGGTGACGAGGACGCGCTGGGTGACATGGACTTCAAGGTCGCCGGCACCAAGGACTTCGTGACCGCGCTCCAGCTCGACACCAAGCTCGACGGCATCCCCGCCGACGTGCTGGCCGCCGCACTGCTGCAGGCCCGCGACGCGCGCCTCACGATCCTCGAGGTCATGAACGAGGCCATCGACCGCCCCGACGAGATGAGCCCGTATGCACCGCGGATCATCACGGTGAAGATCCCCGTCGACAAGATCGGCGAGGTCATCGGCCCCAAGGGCAAGATGATCAACCAGATCCAGGACGACACCGGCGCCGAGATCACGATCGAGGACGACGGCACGATCTATATCGGTGCCGCCGACGGCCCCGCTGCCGAGTCGGCCCGCTCGATGATCAACGCGATCGCCAACCCGACCATGCCGGAGAAGGGCGAGCGCTATCTCGGCACCGTCGTGAAGCTCACCAGCTTCGGGGCGTTCGTGTCGCTGCTGCCCGGCAAGGACGGCCTGCTCCACATCTCCAAGATGCGCGCCCTGGCCGGTGGCCAGCGCGTGGAGAACGTCGAGGACGTCGTCTCGGTCGGCCAGAAGCTCCAGGTCGAGATCTCCGATATCGATGATCGGGGCAAGCTGTCGCTCGTCCCGGTGATCGAGGAGGACGAGGCCGAGGCTGCGGAGTCGGCGAGCTGA
- a CDS encoding pitrilysin family protein, giving the protein MTKPRSLPSTTSTTAEVVGGTGSGDILRTVLPGGLRVVSERIAGSRSFAVGFFANTGSRHEAPHLHGVSHFLEHVLFKGTRSRGPEDISAAIEEVGGDINAYTAKEHTCFHARVLGDNRDVAVDVISDMLSNSLIRSSDVEAERAVILDEIAMHADDPGELAQELVSARLFTGSPLERNVIGSTASIEAMGRRQIASYWRRHYRGPSLVVAAAGMVDHEHLVESLVPFAEKVAADTAAPRLPAGRTREAEPGVLLLQRPFEHAQAVMAFRSPGLFREPGVLDETRPALNLLALILGGGMSSRLFVEVRERRGLAYSIDASEGAYADAGSFEVEWGSAAARVPEIAGLVRDEIGRIISDGVTDTELRRVKGQMTGQLLLGHEGADARMSRVGNGELLGDHRTLDDIIATYQAVTLDDVQAAARAILSTAPVLTVVGPRVARAKLTRLVDRWI; this is encoded by the coding sequence CTGACCAAGCCACGATCGCTTCCGTCGACCACGTCGACGACTGCGGAGGTCGTCGGTGGGACGGGCTCGGGGGACATCCTCCGAACCGTCCTGCCCGGCGGCCTCCGGGTCGTTTCCGAAAGGATCGCCGGCAGCCGGAGTTTTGCGGTGGGCTTTTTCGCCAACACCGGATCACGCCACGAAGCACCCCACCTCCACGGGGTGTCCCACTTCCTCGAGCATGTTCTGTTCAAGGGCACCAGAAGCCGTGGGCCGGAAGACATCTCCGCCGCCATCGAGGAGGTCGGGGGCGACATCAACGCCTACACGGCCAAGGAACACACCTGTTTCCATGCCCGCGTGCTCGGGGACAACCGTGACGTCGCCGTCGATGTCATCAGCGACATGCTCAGCAACTCGCTGATCCGCAGCAGCGATGTCGAGGCCGAACGCGCCGTCATCCTCGACGAGATCGCGATGCACGCCGACGACCCCGGCGAACTCGCCCAGGAGCTCGTTTCGGCCCGCCTGTTCACCGGCTCACCCCTCGAACGCAATGTCATCGGGTCGACCGCGTCCATCGAGGCCATGGGGCGCCGCCAGATCGCGTCCTACTGGCGTCGCCACTATCGCGGCCCCAGCCTCGTCGTCGCCGCCGCAGGCATGGTCGATCACGAGCACCTCGTCGAGTCCCTGGTGCCGTTCGCCGAGAAGGTCGCTGCCGATACCGCCGCCCCCCGGCTCCCCGCCGGCCGCACCCGGGAGGCCGAGCCGGGCGTACTCCTGCTGCAGCGGCCCTTCGAACACGCCCAGGCCGTGATGGCGTTCCGCTCGCCGGGGTTGTTCCGCGAGCCCGGCGTACTCGACGAAACCAGGCCCGCGCTCAACCTGCTCGCCCTGATCCTGGGCGGGGGCATGAGCTCGCGCCTGTTCGTCGAGGTGCGGGAGCGGCGCGGGCTGGCGTACTCGATCGATGCGAGTGAGGGCGCGTACGCCGATGCCGGCAGTTTCGAGGTCGAATGGGGCAGCGCGGCCGCGCGGGTGCCCGAGATCGCCGGGCTGGTCCGCGACGAGATCGGCCGCATCATCTCCGACGGAGTCACCGACACCGAACTGCGCCGGGTCAAGGGCCAGATGACGGGGCAACTGCTGCTCGGACACGAGGGCGCCGACGCGCGGATGAGCCGGGTCGGCAACGGCGAACTGCTCGGGGACCACCGGACGCTGGACGACATCATCGCGACCTATCAGGCCGTGACCCTGGACGATGTGCAGGCGGCCGCCCGCGCGATCCTCAGCACCGCTCCGGTGCTCACCGTGGTGGGTCCGCGCGTCGCACGGGCCAAACTGACCCGTTTGGTCGATCGCTGGATCTGA
- a CDS encoding dodecin, protein MSNRTYSLTEIVGTSTESVDNAVRNGLKPAAATVRNLDWFTIQEIRGVVDEEGSPSYFQVTMKVGFRLEEPDED, encoded by the coding sequence ATGTCCAACCGCACCTATTCCCTGACCGAGATCGTCGGAACATCCACCGAGAGCGTCGACAACGCCGTGCGCAACGGTCTGAAGCCAGCTGCCGCCACCGTCCGCAACCTGGACTGGTTCACGATCCAGGAGATCCGCGGCGTGGTCGACGAGGAGGGTAGCCCCAGCTACTTCCAGGTCACCATGAAGGTCGGCTTCCGCCTCGAGGAGCCCGACGAGGACTGA
- the rpsO gene encoding 30S ribosomal protein S15 produces MDAAEKQKIIEEYATKPGDTGSPDVQIALLTKRISHLTEHLKEHKGDHHSRRGLMLMVGQRRRLLNYVAKQDIEHYRALIKRLGLRR; encoded by the coding sequence ATGGACGCCGCAGAGAAGCAGAAGATCATTGAAGAGTACGCAACCAAGCCCGGCGACACCGGCTCTCCGGATGTGCAGATCGCGCTGCTCACCAAGCGCATCTCGCACCTGACCGAGCACCTGAAGGAGCACAAGGGAGATCACCACTCCCGCCGTGGGCTGATGCTCATGGTCGGTCAGCGTCGTCGCCTGCTCAACTATGTCGCCAAGCAGGACATCGAGCACTACCGTGCGCTGATCAAGCGCCTCGGCCTGCGCCGCTGA
- a CDS encoding DUF2993 domain-containing protein, protein MTRRRGRGCVVLPVVVVLVLAGLFALDRWAVGRVETEVSSRVRTQMGLPEDPGVTIHGFPFLTQVATNRFERVDLQGRGLPAGTQERPLTVDRMELELTGVRTADTFRKVSADQLTGMAYVTWAELTHRAGVPISEEEGGRVRVDITADLYGQQVPFVVSAKPMLDVPTQQIRLTEPRVIVASYQVPDVVVQRIADESVPPFPLELPMGIRASSLQTGPDELRLGLEGADVALVR, encoded by the coding sequence GTGACGCGGCGTCGCGGGCGCGGTTGCGTCGTGCTCCCGGTGGTCGTCGTCCTGGTGCTGGCCGGCCTGTTCGCGTTGGATCGCTGGGCCGTCGGTCGCGTCGAGACCGAGGTCTCCAGCCGTGTCCGCACGCAGATGGGGCTGCCGGAAGATCCCGGGGTCACCATCCACGGGTTCCCGTTCCTGACCCAGGTGGCGACCAACCGGTTCGAACGCGTCGACCTGCAGGGCCGGGGCCTCCCCGCCGGTACGCAGGAGCGGCCGCTGACCGTCGACCGCATGGAGCTCGAGCTCACCGGCGTGCGCACTGCCGATACGTTCCGCAAAGTCAGCGCAGATCAGCTCACGGGCATGGCCTATGTCACGTGGGCGGAGCTGACCCATCGGGCCGGCGTACCCATCTCGGAGGAGGAGGGTGGGCGCGTGCGGGTGGACATCACCGCCGACCTCTATGGGCAGCAGGTGCCGTTCGTCGTGAGTGCGAAGCCGATGCTCGACGTGCCCACCCAGCAGATCCGACTCACCGAACCCCGGGTGATCGTCGCGAGCTATCAGGTGCCGGACGTGGTCGTGCAGCGGATCGCCGATGAGAGCGTCCCGCCCTTCCCGTTGGAGCTCCCCATGGGGATCCGGGCCAGCAGCCTCCAGACCGGACCGGACGAGCTCCGGTTGGGTCTGGAGGGCGCCGACGTGGCCCTCGTCCGGTGA
- the dapB gene encoding 4-hydroxy-tetrahydrodipicolinate reductase: MDVAVFGANGRMGAEVCRAVGRADDLNLLAGIDFGDPKEDAAAATVVVDFTHPDGVMDNIRWCIENGIHAVVGTTGFTQDRLDQVRAWLAEKPEVGVIVAANFSVGALLMMDMARRAAPFFDSVEIVELHHPNKADAPSGTATTTARKIAAARAEAAAGPMPDATEHEVAGARGADIDGIRVHAVRLRGLVAHQEVLFGTEGETLSVRHDSFDRSSFMPGVLAAVRAVPTMPGLTQGIETVLGLEAGPA; this comes from the coding sequence ATGGACGTGGCAGTTTTCGGGGCCAACGGCCGGATGGGGGCGGAGGTCTGCCGTGCAGTCGGGCGGGCCGATGACCTCAACCTCCTCGCCGGCATCGATTTCGGCGATCCGAAGGAGGACGCGGCCGCAGCTACGGTCGTGGTCGATTTCACTCATCCCGACGGCGTGATGGACAACATCCGGTGGTGCATCGAGAACGGCATCCACGCGGTCGTCGGCACCACCGGATTCACCCAGGACCGGCTCGACCAGGTGCGCGCCTGGCTGGCCGAGAAGCCCGAGGTCGGGGTCATCGTGGCCGCCAACTTCTCCGTGGGCGCCCTGCTCATGATGGACATGGCCCGGCGGGCAGCGCCCTTCTTCGACTCCGTGGAGATCGTCGAGCTCCACCATCCCAACAAGGCCGATGCCCCCTCCGGCACCGCGACCACCACGGCTCGCAAGATCGCTGCGGCGCGGGCCGAGGCCGCCGCCGGCCCGATGCCGGACGCCACCGAACACGAGGTCGCCGGTGCCCGCGGTGCCGATATCGATGGCATTCGCGTGCACGCCGTGCGGCTCAGGGGGCTTGTCGCCCACCAGGAAGTCCTGTTCGGCACCGAGGGCGAAACCCTCAGCGTGCGCCACGACTCGTTCGACCGGTCCTCGTTCATGCCGGGTGTCCTCGCGGCCGTCCGCGCGGTGCCGACCATGCCCGGCCTGACCCAGGGCATCGAGACCGTTCTCGGTCTGGAGGCCGGTCCCGCGTGA
- a CDS encoding GatB/YqeY domain-containing protein, translated as MAELKDRLRADMIASMKAKQPDTTKVLRAVLAAITTEEVSGDAAHELTEAQEQAIVTKQVRQRRDSAEAYAAGGRQDLADVERAEVEILEAYLPKQLTDDELNALVEAEVANAGEVTMKQMGQIIKAVNARAAGRADGGKVAAAVKARLQKG; from the coding sequence ATGGCAGAACTCAAGGACCGCCTCCGCGCCGACATGATCGCGAGCATGAAGGCCAAGCAGCCGGACACCACCAAGGTGCTCCGTGCCGTGCTGGCCGCCATCACCACCGAGGAGGTCTCGGGTGATGCCGCCCACGAGCTGACCGAGGCGCAGGAACAGGCGATTGTGACCAAGCAGGTGCGCCAGCGACGCGATTCCGCTGAGGCGTACGCCGCCGGCGGGCGGCAGGATCTCGCCGACGTCGAGCGTGCGGAGGTGGAGATCCTCGAGGCCTATCTGCCGAAGCAGCTCACCGACGACGAGCTCAATGCCCTGGTCGAGGCCGAGGTCGCTAACGCCGGCGAGGTGACCATGAAGCAGATGGGCCAGATCATCAAGGCCGTCAATGCCAGGGCCGCTGGCCGGGCCGATGGCGGCAAGGTCGCCGCGGCCGTGAAGGCACGACTGCAGAAGGGCTGA
- a CDS encoding ribonuclease J gives MSAAGLRTPPELRPDTLRIIPLGGLGDIGRNMASLEVNGRILLIDCGVLFPDDDHPGVDLILPGIDGIRERLDDIVGLVLTHGHEDHIGAVPYLLKLRSDIPVFGTRLTLALVREKLREHRVRDTDLREIDGDSRETLDEFEIEFVPVNHSIPDAVGLFLRTKAGTVLHTGDFKMDQLPLDGRITDLRRFAKHGEEGVDLFMTDSTNAEVPGFTTPEKDILPALQRVFATSEQRLVVACFASHVHRVQQILDEAVRSGRKVAYVGRSMVKNMGIARDLGYLKVPGNTLIELKDVEHYRPEEVVIVSTGSQGEPLSALSRMANREHPAIHLEPGDTVLLASSLIPGNENSVHRVINGLSKLGVRVVHKGNALVHVSGHASAGELLYCYNIVRPRNVMPVHGEVRHLIANADLAVATGVPRENTIVVEDGDVVDLHAGRMKRVGRIDTGYVFVDGSTVGALSDTELTDRRILGEEGFVTVLAVVNTHNAELLSGPDIHARGFAEDDSVFDRIRDEIAVALVEAMREGVDDTHRLQQVIRRRIGRWVNKTYRRRPMIVPLVIHT, from the coding sequence ATGTCTGCTGCAGGTCTGCGTACCCCGCCGGAACTCCGGCCCGACACGCTGCGGATCATCCCTCTGGGTGGTCTGGGCGATATCGGCCGGAACATGGCATCGCTCGAGGTCAACGGTCGCATCCTGTTGATCGACTGCGGCGTCCTCTTCCCCGACGACGACCACCCCGGCGTCGACCTGATCCTGCCCGGCATCGACGGGATCCGGGAGCGGCTCGACGACATCGTCGGCCTCGTGCTCACCCATGGCCATGAGGACCACATCGGTGCGGTGCCCTATCTGCTGAAGCTGCGCTCCGATATCCCCGTGTTCGGCACCCGGCTCACGCTGGCACTGGTGCGCGAGAAGCTGCGCGAGCATCGCGTACGCGACACCGACCTGCGCGAGATCGACGGGGATTCCCGCGAGACACTCGACGAGTTCGAGATCGAGTTCGTGCCGGTCAACCACTCGATCCCCGATGCCGTCGGCCTGTTCCTGCGCACGAAGGCCGGCACGGTCCTCCATACCGGTGACTTCAAGATGGACCAGCTGCCCCTCGACGGCCGCATCACCGACCTGCGCCGCTTCGCGAAGCACGGTGAAGAGGGCGTCGACCTCTTCATGACCGACTCGACCAATGCCGAGGTGCCGGGCTTCACCACGCCCGAGAAGGACATCCTGCCGGCTCTGCAGCGGGTGTTCGCTACCTCCGAGCAGCGGCTCGTCGTCGCGTGTTTCGCCTCCCACGTGCACCGCGTGCAGCAGATCCTGGACGAGGCCGTACGCAGCGGGCGCAAGGTCGCCTATGTCGGTCGCTCCATGGTCAAGAACATGGGGATCGCCCGCGACCTCGGCTATCTGAAGGTCCCCGGCAACACCCTGATCGAGCTCAAGGACGTCGAGCACTATCGACCCGAAGAGGTCGTCATCGTCTCCACCGGGTCGCAGGGCGAGCCGCTGTCCGCGCTGTCGCGGATGGCGAATCGGGAACATCCCGCGATTCACCTGGAGCCGGGCGACACCGTGCTGCTCGCCAGCTCGCTCATCCCCGGCAACGAGAACTCGGTCCACCGGGTCATCAACGGCCTGTCGAAGCTCGGAGTCAGGGTCGTGCACAAGGGCAATGCGCTCGTGCACGTGTCCGGGCACGCCTCGGCGGGGGAGTTGCTCTATTGCTACAACATCGTGCGCCCCCGCAACGTGATGCCGGTGCACGGTGAAGTGCGCCACCTGATCGCGAACGCAGACCTGGCCGTCGCGACAGGCGTACCCCGGGAGAACACGATCGTCGTCGAGGACGGCGATGTCGTGGACCTGCATGCCGGCCGCATGAAGCGGGTCGGCCGCATCGACACGGGCTATGTCTTCGTCGACGGCTCGACGGTCGGTGCGCTGTCCGACACCGAACTCACCGACCGCCGGATCCTCGGCGAGGAAGGGTTCGTCACCGTGCTGGCCGTCGTCAACACCCACAACGCCGAACTGCTCTCGGGCCCCGACATCCACGCGCGAGGATTCGCGGAGGACGACTCCGTCTTCGACCGCATCCGCGACGAGATCGCCGTCGCGCTCGTCGAGGCCATGCGCGAAGGAGTCGACGACACCCATCGCCTGCAGCAGGTCATCCGCCGCCGCATCGGGCGCTGGGTCAACAAGACCTACCGTCGCCGGCCCATGATCGTGCCGTTGGTGATCCACACGTAG
- a CDS encoding glycerophosphodiester phosphodiesterase: protein MTAIWAHRGASAYAPENTLPAFALAEEMGADGIELDVQLSADGEVVVIHDETLDRTTNATGAVAGRTLAELRTLDASFGQPDFRGTGIPSLADVLDLVKPGRMSVNVELKTSVEFYPGIEKAALDVIAASGLGERVIVSSFNHYTLKTVQQIAPEIRIGLLFSEPLYLPWEYAAEFGAAAIHPHYGFLRIPGAIEYAAVAGIDVNTWTVNSEEHLARVIGMGPAAVITNHPDRGLKIRG from the coding sequence ATGACTGCCATCTGGGCCCATCGTGGCGCCTCGGCGTACGCGCCGGAGAACACCCTGCCCGCCTTCGCCCTCGCCGAGGAGATGGGTGCTGACGGCATCGAGCTCGATGTGCAGCTCAGCGCCGACGGGGAGGTCGTGGTTATTCACGACGAGACCCTCGACCGCACGACCAACGCCACCGGAGCGGTGGCCGGGCGTACGCTCGCGGAACTCCGCACCCTCGACGCCAGCTTCGGCCAACCCGATTTCCGCGGCACGGGCATCCCGTCGCTCGCCGACGTCCTCGACCTTGTCAAGCCGGGCCGCATGAGCGTGAACGTCGAACTCAAGACCTCCGTCGAGTTCTATCCCGGCATCGAGAAGGCCGCCCTCGACGTCATCGCCGCGAGCGGTCTGGGGGAGCGGGTGATCGTGTCGTCGTTCAACCACTACACGCTCAAGACGGTGCAGCAGATCGCCCCTGAAATCCGGATCGGGCTGCTGTTCAGCGAACCGCTCTATCTGCCGTGGGAGTACGCCGCCGAGTTCGGCGCCGCAGCGATCCACCCGCACTACGGCTTCCTGCGGATCCCGGGAGCCATCGAGTACGCCGCCGTGGCCGGCATCGATGTCAACACGTGGACGGTCAACTCCGAGGAGCACCTGGCCCGGGTGATCGGGATGGGCCCGGCGGCCGTCATCACCAATCACCCGGACCGGGGACTGAAGATCAGGGGCTGA